From the Suncus etruscus isolate mSunEtr1 chromosome 19, mSunEtr1.pri.cur, whole genome shotgun sequence genome, one window contains:
- the LOC125997182 gene encoding uncharacterized protein DDB_G0271670-like translates to MPGRSGGVNGSWIQHTGSSSSIGGGIGGGIFKEVSTEVEYSTTGGSSSSNSEVSTEVEYSSTGGSSSSGSDIGGDIFKDVSTVVEFSTTGSSGSSGSDIGGDIFKDVSTVVGFSTTGSSSSISGGIGDDIFKEVSTEVEYSTHGSSSSSGSDIGGGIFKEVSTEVEYSTTSSSSSTCSGIGGVIFKEVSMEVEYSTTGSSSSSVSDIGGDIFNDVSTVVEFSTTGSSSSSSGIGGDIFKDVSTVVEFSTTGSSSSGGSDIGGDIFKDVSTVVGFSTTGSSSSISGGIGDDIFKEVSTEVEYSTTGSSSSSNSDIGGVIFKDVSTVVGYSTTSSSSIGGGIGAGIFKEVSTEVEYSTTGGSSSSSSSDIGGDIFKDVSTVVGYSTTSSSSIGGGIGGGIFKEVSTEVEYSTTVGSSSSSGSDIGGDIFKDVSTAVGYSTTSSSSSSIGGGIGGGIFKEVSTTDGYSTALMAKEVALSK, encoded by the exons ATGCCTGGGAGATCGG gaggagtcAACGGCAGTTGGATACAGCAcactggcagcagcagcagcattggCGGTGGCATCGGcggtggcatcttcaaggaggtgtCAACAGAGGTTGAATACAGCACCactggcggcagcagcagcagcaacagc gaagtgtCAACAGAGGTTGAATACAGCAGCactggcggcagcagcagcagcggcagtgACATCGGTggtgacatcttcaaggatgtgTCAACAGTGGTTGAATTCAGCACCACtggcagcagcggcagcagcggcAGTGACATCGGCggtgacatcttcaaggatgtgTCAACGGTTGTTGGATTCAGCACcactggcagcagcagcagcatcagcGGTGGCATTGGCgatgacatcttcaaggaggtgtCAACGGAGGTTGAATACAGCACCcatggcagcagcagcagcagcggcagtgACATCGGcggtggcatcttcaaggaagtgtCAACAGAGGTTGAATACAGCACcactagcagcagcagcagcacttgCAGTGGCATCGGCGgtgtcatcttcaaggaggtgtCAATGGAGGTTGAATACAGCACcactggcagcagcagcagcagcgtcAGTGACATCGGCGGTGACATCTTCAACGATGTGTCAACAGTGGTTGAATTCAGCACcactggcagcagcagcagcagcagtggcattGGCggtgacatcttcaaggatgtgTCAACAGTGGTTGAATTCAGCACcactggcagcagcagcagcggcggcagTGACATCGGCggtgacatcttcaaggatgtgTCAACGGTTGTTGGATTCAGCACcactggcagcagcagcagcatcagcGGTGGCATTGGCgatgacatcttcaaggaggtgtCAACGGAGGTTGAATATAGCACcactggcagcagcagcagcagcaacagtgaCATCGGCGGTGTCATCTTCAAGGATGTGTCAACAGTGGTTGGATACAGCACCACTAGCAGCAGCAGCATTGGCGGTGGCATCGGCgctggcatcttcaaggaggtgtCAACGGAGGTTGAATACAGCACCactggcggcagcagcagcagcagcagcagtgacaTCGGCggtgacatcttcaaggatgtgTCAACAGTGGTTGGATACAGCACCACTAGCAGCAGCAGCATTGGCGGTGGCATCGGcggtggcatcttcaaggaggtgtCAACGGAGGTAGAATACAGCACCACTgtgggcagcagcagcagcagcggcagtgACATCGGAggtgacatcttcaaggatgtgTCAACAGCGGTTGGATACAGCACcactagcagcagcagcagcagcattggCGGTGGCATCGGcggtggcatcttcaaggaggtgtCAACGACGGATGGATACAGCACTGCCTTGATGGCAAAGGAAGTGGCCCTGTCCAAATGA